The region gtctaatgcctttcataatgttgggaacatggactggcatatgcaaatactgggggcgtacaccccgactgttacgtaagagtcagtgttatgttgagattcgcctgttcttcggaggtcttttaaacaaatgagatttatataaggaggaggaaacaattgagtttgagactcactgcatgtcatttccatgtactgaactcttgtcattcaactatgccaagataaattcaattttttattcgagggcacctttaatgaactCTCATATTCTGTCCAAACATGCCGCACCCTCCTTTAAGAATGATCGACTTTTACATATGGCAGGTGACCTGTAAATGTCTATTGCAGTTTTGCAAAATAATTTTTCGAATTGCCTGAAAAACTACCTCATGCAAGCGTAAAATTTTTTTTGCGATATATGGGAGTTTTTGCAAAATTGACGCATTTTCAATTTGCTCAATTTAAAGGGTAATGGAAACACAGCTAGTGGCCTGTTCATACGTAAATTGTGCAATCTctttttgtccattagatcgaaagatctgaaaaaacctATACATTTACCCACCTATAGACCCttcccttgaagaaatcaggataGAAGTGGTAgtctacttgtgatctgatcgaccaaaacgcatcttaataccaggtgtaaacagggccagaGTTTGTCATCTAGAACAGGGGTGCAAAACtaagttcctggagggccacagcagAGTTTTGCACCCCTGATCTAGAACATTTAGTTGAAACATTTGGCAAGATTGTGATAATTAGACAGTAAGGATCAGAATCACAGAACTGAAATCAGACTTACTATGTTGGTCTGCCCATATATATTCCAGGAGTAGGTGTGTGTGGTCTCTTTGTAATCGAGTAGTCGACTCTAATTCTGCGGCCATCTAGTTCCATACCATTTGCACGCTCTTTAGCCTAGAACCAAAACAGTCCAGAATAACCCATACTGAGCATACAATATTCTTCCTGCTTAATGCCATTAATCCCAGGTGTCTTTATTGCTGGCCATAAAATAGCTGGGGGTGAACAGTACATACTGTACTTCAATAAAATAGTAAACGCATAATGCAACTTCACTGCTGACAAATCCCAGTATTGTCAATTATGCAGCATACTATAAACAATACGGAGAATTACACATAACTTAACACTTTGAATcaaactaactttttttttttttttttttttttaaatttacaatttcAGTAAAGGCAGAATTTTTCGTATAAACAAAACAGCCTTTCACTTTAAGTAAATCCATACAACCCATTCAACAGGAGAATTCACCTCTTTTGAATCTTCTCTGTTCTCAAAGTAAACGAAAGCAAAACCCCTGGAGCGCCGAGACTGCTGGTCATAAACGATGGAGACGTCACTCAGAGGGCCATATTTGGAGAAGACCTCCCTCAGGTCTCTCTCTGTGGTGTACAGGCTCAGCCCAAAGACTCCCAGGCAGCAGTTTGGGTCTGGGTTTGCctaaaggtaaaaaaaacattacagattaCATAACAGCAGTACAAAAACACCATGCAAAAAACACAGCATGTATGGAACTGAGTCTTTGTCTCACCCTGTCACCAACATGGCGTCTACGGTTGGACATAGGAGAGTGGCTATGACTGCGGCGGCGATGGTATTCGCTGCTGTACGAACGGCTGCGTGAACGTCTCCGGCGAGAATGAGAGCGCGAGCGGGAACGACTGTAATGTCTGCGAGAGCTCCGATGGGAGCGAGACCTGTGTAAGGATGGAGTAAAGTGAAGAAGAGCGAAGTAAAAGGCAACAGACATACAGTCTATCAAGTTACCAACTGATAAGTCCTGTCTTAAACTCCTTAGACAGACAAGAACCTCCAGcttcaaatttcattatatATCAAGTTGCTACCAACACATGTCAAATGATCAACTGCAGAGTTCTTAAAATCGTAGTCCTGGGTGggggaactttttttttttttttttttttttttttttttttttaagtctggCCCAAACTTTGTTTCTACTTTTAACTGGAAAGCAGCAGGTGTAACTTACACTCGTGTCAACTCGATGTACTGTGAATTCCAGTTGTAGCTGAGCCACGTGGCCATTTCAACAGTTTTAAATGATATGCAATTTTGGAACAAAACCAAAAGCAAACTATCAAAAGCTACACTACTGCATCCTCAACACAAAAACACTTCATGGCAAATGTATCCATTAacattaaagagttagttcacccaaaaatgaaaattctgtcaataattactcaccctcatgtcgtttcacacctgtaagacctttggtcatcttcggaacacaaattaagatatttatgataaaatccgagaggtatatgacttgtccatagacagcaatttaaccaccactttcaatgtccagaaaggtactcaagacatcattaaaatagtccactaATTTTGAGAATACTTCTAGCgcacaaaaaaactaaaactttatTCTGCagtatcttctcttctgtgtcattctcatatgttgtttatgttcagcacttccaggttctacgtcagaacacagactcattattggccggctcctgcgtcagcatcacacgcatgcatcatgctgatcacatgatcagctttggccaatactgagccagcattcagacgtagaacctggaagcgctgaacgtaaacatTATATGAGATTGAcacaagagaagatattgttgaataaagttatttttgtttttgcacacaaaaactatttgtcacttcataacattaaggttgaaccactgcagtcacatggactattttaacaatgtctttagtacctttctggaccttgaaagtggtggttatatTGCCATCTATGCTGGAGTCAGacagctcttggatttcatcaaaaatatcttaatttgtgttccgaagatgaagtcttacgggtgtgaaacgacatgagggtgagtaattaatgacagaattttaatttttgggtgaactaaccctttaatgtaaaaataaataaaatgattttatgaattattttaaccctctggtgctcctCATTCATGAGTCACACTCATACTCCTTGTCAAAAGTGGCCAAACACCACAAATGCAACTTTTTCAGTAAaatcaatgtaatatatttttgttaaatattatgtaatatttagtATTTTGATGGAATTGTATGGTACCAAGTACCATTTTTTCATTTCAagcactaataaaaatgactgaCAAATGCCAtgacaatgaaaaaaaatttaattaaaacacttAATGACAAattgacaaataaaaatgacaaaatatggaAATAAAATTACTAGAAAAATAACTAGCCACATGAGGTGAAGTTGAAGACTGAATGAACGCTCATTCTATAGGACACATCCTATATGAAATTAATCAGACATCCTTGACACACAACATTACAACTTGTATCTGCAAAAGTGAACTTGAACTATGTTACATGCTACCCAGAGAGTGATTCCACACATCACCGCGTCCATcaaattgactttatttctataCTCACCTAGTCTTGGACCTGGAGCGAGAACGAGACTTGGAGCGAGAGTGGCGGGACCCCTCTTTTGACTGAGCAGGCGAGTGATCCGGCGAGCGACTGGCTGACTTAGCAGATCCTCTAGGACTTGCGCTCCTAGAGGCCGAACGGGACTCCTAAACCAACCACATCCGAATAACGTTAAGAGCCAGAGAACATGGTCATACTGAGAATGTTTAACTAATAATTGTGTATATAGAAATGAGTTTGAGACCAATCTAGACTAGGATAATATGCAGCGATGATGGCCTTTTCACCGCAGGCATATGAACTAGTGTAAAAGCAATTTACTTTAAAGCACTTACAATATAAGAATTTGAAGTT is a window of Megalobrama amblycephala isolate DHTTF-2021 linkage group LG6, ASM1881202v1, whole genome shotgun sequence DNA encoding:
- the tra2b gene encoding transformer-2 protein homolog beta isoform X1 codes for the protein MSDAEKEFVKRESRSASRSASPRGSAKSASRSPDHSPAQSKEGSRHSRSKSRSRSRSKTRSRSHRSSRRHYSRSRSRSHSRRRRSRSRSYSSEYHRRRSHSHSPMSNRRRHVGDRANPDPNCCLGVFGLSLYTTERDLREVFSKYGPLSDVSIVYDQQSRRSRGFAFVYFENREDSKEAKERANGMELDGRRIRVDYSITKRPHTPTPGIYMGRPTYGGGPSVSRRRDYYDRGYERGYDRYDDRDYYNNNRSYRRRSPSPYYGRGPYRSRSRSRSYSPRHY
- the tra2b gene encoding transformer-2 protein homolog beta isoform X2; its protein translation is MSDAEKEFVKRESRSASRSASPRGSAKSASRSPDHSPAQSKEGSRHSRSKSRSRSRSKTRSRSHRSSRRHYSRSRSRSHSRRRRSRSRSYSSEYHRRRSHSHSPMSNRRRHVGDRANPDPNCCLGVFGLSLYTTERDLREVFSKYGPLSDVSIVYDQQSRRSRGFAFVYFENREDSKEAKERANGMELDGRRIRVDYSITKRPHTPTPGIYMGRPTYGGGPSVSRRRDYYDRGYERGYDRYDDRDYYNNNRRRSPSPYYGRGPYRSRSRSRSYSPRHY
- the tra2b gene encoding transformer-2 protein homolog beta isoform X3 — its product is MSNRRRHVGDRANPDPNCCLGVFGLSLYTTERDLREVFSKYGPLSDVSIVYDQQSRRSRGFAFVYFENREDSKEAKERANGMELDGRRIRVDYSITKRPHTPTPGIYMGRPTYGGGPSVSRRRDYYDRGYERGYDRYDDRDYYNNNRSYRRRSPSPYYGRGPYRSRSRSRSYSPRHY